A genomic window from Pocillopora verrucosa isolate sample1 chromosome 7, ASM3666991v2, whole genome shotgun sequence includes:
- the LOC131775232 gene encoding adenosine receptor A2a-like, with protein MNGLYCNESSQHYPSIADFKDLRPTIITNCIFNSFLTYTAIMFNIVTIYAIHKAATIAKPLKTLLLHLAFSDVAVGLFGQPLYISLLIKWLRMENPSCNAYLILSISGALFSLASSLGVLVVSIERFLAVHLHLRYQELVTHKRVVYMVISIWMYSTFVSLTTLWGLRGTRDAIGLASAAIAFILILICYIKIYLTVRRHKNQIQSMQIQGEAQSDEIKKFAALIKSTISIFYVTIVLAICYLPFQICSAGFRIYGSGIALKKFHLLSLTLIFLNSSLNPVIYCWKMRHVRRAIIDILRKMSRSRNQSSHLTMIQP; from the coding sequence ATGAACGGTTTGTATTGCAACGAGTCTTCCCAACATTATCCCTCTATCGCCGATTTCAAAGATCTGCGGCCAACCATCATCACAAACTGTATCTTcaacagttttctaacttaCACTGCCATCATGTTCAACATTGTGACAATTTACGCGATACACAAAGCTGCGACAATTGCAAAACCCTTAAAGACGCTTCTTCTACACCTCGCCTTTTCCGATGTGGCCGTTGGTTTATTTGGTCAACCACTTTACATTTCACTTCTTATCAAGTGGTTACGAATGGAGAATCCAAGCTGTAACGCTTACTTAATATTAAGTATTTCTGGCGCTTTATTCTCACTTGCTTCGTCCTTAGGTGTTCTAGTTGTAAGCATAGAaaggttcttagctgttcatcttcaccTCAGATaccaagagcttgtgactcacaagcgtgTTGTTTATATGGTGATCTCCATATGGATGTACAGtacatttgtttctttaacaaCATTGTGGGGGCTGCGAGGCACTCGAGATGCTATTGGTTTAGCTAGTGCAGCTATTGCATTTATTCTCATATTGATATGCTATATCAAGATTTATTTAACTGTCCGAAGGCACAAGAATCAGATACAGTCCATGCAAATACAAGGAGAAGCTCAGTCagatgagataaaaaaatttgctgcCCTCATTAAATCTACAATTAGTATTTTCTACGTAACTATCGTGCTTgcaatttgttatttgcctttcCAAATTTGCTCGGCTGGTTTTAGAATCTATGGCTCGGGCattgctttgaaaaaatttcatcttctCTCTCTGACCctcatctttcttaattcatcgCTGAACCCTGTCATCTATTGTTGGAAGATGAGACATGTTCGACGCGCTATCATAGACATACTTCGCAAGATGTCTCGGAGCAGAAATCAGTCATCCCACCTAACCATGATTCAACCATGA